The Anaerolineae bacterium genomic sequence CCGGGCTTCTACGCCAATTCTGACCAGGCTATGGGACACACCCAAAACCTTGCTCAATTCTTCGCTGGCGGTTCTGGCCAATATTTCTAAAGTGGGAGCTTGTCGTAATTTATCGGTAATTTCACGAGTGGTTTGTTCAAGTCCAACCCGCTGGCGAGTCTCCCCAAAAAGACGCAGGCTTTCGGCGGATTGGGCTAACTGATCTACCACTGCTTCTACAATAGCCAAATCATCTTCCGTCCATTGTTGGTCATCACGGGTTGGATGGAGTTGCAAGGCGCCAATGGTTTTATTACGCAATGTAACTGGCGCCACCAGCGTGGTCGGCGAGCGGTCTTGATTCTCAGAAATATGTTCAGGCTTGAGCGGAATAATGGCCGGCCGGTCTTGACCCAGGGCTTGCTGCCTGGCCTGGGTTAGCATTTCCTCCGGCAGGTCGGCTACCTGGGGGCGGGTGTAATGATATTGACCACTCTGGGTAATCATTCTGGCCTTCTGCCACGATTGGGCCAAATATCTTTCGTGAGCGGTCCGGGTTTCGGTCAACGCAGTCTCAACCCTGGCAAAAAGGCGAGCATTACGAATAGCTACTGCCACCTGGTTGGCCAATGAACGCAGCAAACTGGCG encodes the following:
- a CDS encoding GAF domain-containing protein — its product is ATQIAEGELELEAPVEGPTEVIRLAGAFNSMTAQLHDLIGSLEQRVADRTQRLEVLATLSERLSAILDFDQLLMELVNQVKERFDYYHAHVYILDDNRQNLVMTAGAGRAGAEMKARGHNIALNAPTSLVARAARSGEIVWVDNVREAEDWLPNPLLPDTYSEMAVPIILEDQIMGVLDVQEDEVAGLDESDASLLRSLANQVAVAIRNARLFARVETALTETRTAHERYLAQSWQKARMITQSGQYHYTRPQVADLPEEMLTQARQQALGQDRPAIIPLKPEHISENQDRSPTTLVAPVTLRNKTIGALQLHPTRDDQQWTEDDLAIVEAVVDQLAQSAESLRLFGETRQRVGLEQTTREITDKLRQAPTLEILARTASEELSKVLGVSHSLVRIGVEARPLAGYETTLSGNEIVK